A window of Rosa rugosa chromosome 7, drRosRugo1.1, whole genome shotgun sequence genomic DNA:
ATTATCATTTGTTAAAGTTCAAGATTTTTGTTTTGAAGGaaacctttcttttttttgtgttAAAAACAAGTAGCAGTGATTCCGCTTGTTTTCATAACCGTTAGGTGAAGTTGTGctatgttgaaggctagtttatttttatttcaagGCTTAGAACATGTTTTCTGAAGAAAAAGTCATTTTTGAACCTTGCTTACGTCAGCATAAGATATAGATGTCACTATCTTAAAAGACCCCTATAAAGAAACCTCAACTTCAGTTGAGAGCTTCCGTACGGCAACTGTGCCACGTGTCTGGTACGACTGACTAATCAATACACACATGCATGAAGTGTTTTGAGTATTTCACCTTAATAAAGTAGgggtaaaattaaaaattttcagGTTTCGATTGAACCGTACCAACCACATGGCACGGCTGCCGTATTTAAGACTTTGACACTTCCGTTATTAGTGCAAGTATGACTCTTGATCTACAGGAAGTAGCCCAAGAAATTGAGGTCAATCCGAACCCTAACCACCACCACATAGCATGCTGCTAAGCCTATCCATGCTAACGACAGTGCCTAGACTAGCACCAATGACTTTAAAGGGGAAATGCTTCAACTTGACCTAAAACCATTCAGGTTTGCAGCAGGACCAGAGCCAAGTTCGAGAGTACATCATACGGAGCTATGAGAAACCATTGGGGACCGTCGGGAAGGAACCCTTCATAAGCAGTAAGCGAGTAAAGCAAAGCATAAATCAAAATGGATATGGCTTTATTATCTGAACACCATTCAAGCCCCAAAGACCATGGTATCCTAAAGAACCTTCGCCTTGGACCAGTCGGCGAGAGAGCAATCAACAATTGGTTCAGTAAATATCATGTATGGTAATTAACTAATTTAAATGGAATTATACTGAACAAATACTATAGACAACTGCAGGGGACCCAACTGATAGCAAAACACTCGCGGCCAATAAATAGATCAACAATGAAAAAAGGCAACGCTGCAATTGGCATGCACATCTTTCTTTGCCATAATGTAACAATAAAATGAACAATTTCTACAACTTAATATGGAAGTTCATGAATGCATCTTTTCTGTCAAAATTGGCCAAGCATATATCATTGAACGATGAAAAGATTCCACTATCAAAATTGGAAGTTTTTATTTATAAAGTCCTCAAAGGATCAGACACCAATCAATTGTAGCTTATCTGCCACACTGACAACAAATCCTGTTATATTATGTATTCACAACTAAATCTACTGCCTTCAACACCATGCAAGAAAGAAGCAAAAATGTTGCAGCAGGCATTGCCCACAACAGCCCTTGAGCTATGTTGAGATGTGCGTCTGCCACCAACAGAAGATACATGTAAGTATGATCTAACAGACGCAATAtggatataaaataaataaataataagacAAAAGAAATGAGCAACGATTTGGGATTTTCAGgatgagaaaagaaagagggGAGGCTCATACCATTGCTGGACCTTCCTGAACTCTGTAAGGACAGGGTATATCAGCTCAAAAGCCTTGTACGTGTCGTCTCTCACCTACGACATTAAATTAGATAAATTAACAAATGCCCCATCTGCTAAAGCAGGAGAAAAGATATGGAAGAAGAGGAAATGCACAAGAAAAGCATCAAATCACCTTTGCACCCGTTATAACAATTTTCCCCGACACAAATATGAGAAGAACAATCTTGGGCTGCTTCATGCGATATATTAGTCCAGGAAAAAGTTCTGGCTCATACTGCATAAACATAAGACAATGTAAGAGTGCTACTGTTCTAGCCAAAAGATGACTATGGAAAATACAATCAGCAAAATAATTCTCAAAGTCAATTGATAAACAATGCCGAAGAAGTATTGCATAAACAAGATTACATCTTTATTAattaaacaaaagcatcaaaaCTACCAAATTACTTTCATATCCAAACCGTATCATAATTCAACATAGCTATACATCAAGTTTAAGAATTTGAACTTCAGGAATCAGTTTGTCCTTGTGGATGGAGGAATACTGGAAGCGACTTTTAAATTTCACCTCAGACATCGAAAGGTGTGTTTCAAGACCACAGCCCAAATATAATTTGCTTTTAAGTTTCAGCATATATTGTACTTGGGATGTTGCATAATTAAATATGATCACGTTCAATCACTAATGAGCAGTGGGCTTTACCTTAACTGCAGTAGCGTAGAGTCATTTATGTCTAGGGTCATTTACTGGGTAAATAGATAGCAAACTGATGATGTGGGATCAAAATGCGGCAATTCGTGTATGGGGTGGATGTATAGTCTGTGTCGGGTCAATGTATGtttgtgggtttttttttttttttttttttcagaatgaGGAGTCATGAAATTACAGAATTTCCAGCAAACTTTTCCTTATCTAGATGAATGTGTGATGCAAACTAAGGTGTGATACATAAGATCTCTAGCAGTAATCCCCATAGTCCTACAGATAAGAAATATCTCTAGTCCTTTTCATTTTAAATCTCTCCTCTCATCTCATCCTTGGAGTTCTCTATTGGTCTTTACTTAATAACCATTTACAGCATCACAAATTGAAATTCCCACAAATCTCTTCTGAACCTCATCAAAATTATTATCTTCCTTGAACATAGTGTAATATAAGTCCACACACACTGATTGAAATATATACCAAAAACATGCACTTAAAATGGCAACCAAGTACAGACCGAAAGACACACACTCACAATCAAGTATATACACCTAAAATGCATCAGGCCAACACACAAAATGGTTGATCTCATTAATTATACGCACATAAGATGCTAAATGGCAAAATACATAGATACTAATCTCCTATTATCACAAAAAATGCCAATACTATCTAAGTTGACCCAAGGAGTAGAACGTCATGGAATCATGAAAGAACCTAGACAAAGTTGTTAAacataaaggaaaaaaaaatgaaaagagttCAACATCACATTTAAAAATTAGAAACACGAGTATAAAAAAATCCCAGTTCTCACTTACACTTGAAAAGGCACCATGGGAGTATGCAAGACCTTCAAGTCTGATTGGGAATTTAACATCACATGAGGCAACAATGTTTTGAATCTTAAAATCCTGAAACTCATAAAAgcaagtattaaaaaaaaaagtatagatatatatatatatagagagagagagagatagagaggggagagagagagagagagagagagagaccttaAACTTAGCGGGAAAACCAAGCTTCTGGATAATTCGAGCATACTGGGAACAAAAAGTATTAAATCAGAGAAAATAACTCCAGAAGTATATCCCCGCAACCTGCTTAATATTAGTTCTTCTCTAAATGAAACAATAATTATGACAGGGAGAAGAGAGAATTATTTGGATTCACATGCCACAAGGTTGGTCTATAGTACTCCAAAACAAGGCTTAAAGTTCACAAAATCACACTACTATTGCCGCACAATACAATTATGTCAAACACATGAAACCTCCCATATAAAGAACAACTAATACGTAAGCATGCAACATCTACCTTCCTTGCTGCCAGCTTTGATTGCTGTTCACTTTTGGCACCTGTGCATACCTGAAGAGCAGAAATATTAGAAAACAAAGACATGATAGGCGCATACGTCAACTTTAAAAATATGAGCAGGGTGTCTTATATCAAGGTCCAAGCATCAGAAAACAATGCAGTACTTTATGGATTGTGGTATAAGTCACAATTTGGAAGCCAAAGTTCTAAAAATGCCAGGTGCAAAACATGATTTTTAAACTGGTTGACAAACCACTTGGCACCCATGATTAAAGGTATTGCCAGTAAAACGTAGAGACCATCTTCATCCAAGTGGATATTCTACCTCTCCTTGAGTTTTACTTTTCATTCTTTTACAAATAAAATTTGAAGGTGATCCCTAAAATCACAAACCCAGCCTTCAATTCCCTAATGTTTCACATTTCCTCTTCGGTTTGTATTATTTCCTCTCTCTTCTACTTAAAACCCAACAGATGTTTTGTGTATTGAACACCATTTCAGATCATTCAGGTTCCATATCTGCTTCCAAATATCTGTTTACCCCCAAAACGGTAGTCAAGCTTATTGCCCTCTCTCGTATACAATTAATAAGTCGAAATCGCTTGACTTTATTAAAATACCACTGCGTTGCAATTCCAAATATCTGCTCACCCTCAAAATGATAGTCAAGCTTATTATCCTCACATGTACAATCAAATAGTTGAAATTGcttcattttataaaataaaataaaaaacaccaagcccccccccccccccccccctcttttGCCCCAAACCAACCCCACGCACACTATATTCCTGAATCCTGACTATGCCACTACATACATATGATTTCAAAATCAGGCAAGTAACACAGTGCCAATGGAAGTACACACACAAGCAATTCCCCATCAATAAAATAGAACTCCTACAAAAAATCACACCATCTCAAAATTGATCTTGAGCATCAAAACTTGTGAATTTAAGATTCAGATTGTGCATGCTCCACAGAACTCAAACTGGACATGAAATTTCACATGTTTGTGTGTGGGGGATTCCAAATATATATCCAAAAAGACATATTCATGTTTGAATTGCACCCAATAACTGATTTCAACCAATGATATATGAGTATGGTATGAAAAATTTCACAGTATTTCCAAAAATGTTACTAGaacaagaattaaaaaaaaaatctgggatGAAATCATATAGTTTTCAGCAAGTAGGATATCAGAAAC
This region includes:
- the LOC133720104 gene encoding TATA-box-binding protein 2, producing the protein MGEQGGMEESQPVDLSKHPSGIVPTLQNIVSTVNLDCKLDLKQIALQARNAEYNPKRFAAVIMRIREPKTTALIFASGKMVCTGAKSEQQSKLAARKYARIIQKLGFPAKFKDFKIQNIVASCDVKFPIRLEGLAYSHGAFSSYEPELFPGLIYRMKQPKIVLLIFVSGKIVITGAKVRDDTYKAFELIYPVLTEFRKVQQ